Proteins from a single region of Pyrus communis chromosome 6, drPyrComm1.1, whole genome shotgun sequence:
- the LOC137735953 gene encoding beta-galactosidase 11-like, translating to MWPDILEKAKRGGLNVIQTYVFWNIHEPMQGQFNFEGNYDVVKFIKLVQEHGMYATIRLGPFIQSEWNHGGLPYWLREVPGIIFRSDNTAYKYHMKNYVDMIVNRLREAKLFSPQGGPIILAQIENEYNMVQLAYRELGNSYVRWAAEIAVNQNIGVPWIMCKQKDAPDPVINTCNGRHCGDTFTGPNKPNKPSLWTENWTAQYRVFGDPPSQRAAEDIAFSVARYFSKNGALTNYYMYHGGTNFGRTSSIFTTTRYYDEAPLDEYGLPRDPKWSHLKDLHKALKLSRKALLWGVPGVQKISADTEVHFYEMPSTNTCAAFVTNNNFKTEATVNWRGMDYYMPPRSISILPDCKTVVFNTQRIVAQHNSRNFVRSNVANNLKWTKYVEPILSALQVPVNNPTPLELYSLLKDTTDYAWYTTKLALSPQDLPMKESIRPVLRIASLGHAMHAFVNGEYIGFAHGSHEEKSFVFEKLVPLKVGVNQISLLAMTIGLPDSGAYMEHRYAGPNLVTVLGLNTGTLDLTRNGWGHQVGLNGEKLQVFTEEGSKQVQWHKTKGVAEGLTWYKTYFDAPEGNDPVAIRMAGMGKGMIWVNGKSIGRHWTSFLSPLGEPTQAEYHIPRSFINPNQNLLVVLEEQPAKPKPIEILTVNRDTICSVITEYHPPNVNSWARKDNIFQPVFDVIKTSANIKCPKHKKVVAVEFASFGDPAGVCGSFVLGKCNSPVSKEIVEQHCMGKTSCSVPIDHKLSSSKNDGCPDIKKTLAIQVKCAIQLSKVL from the coding sequence ATGTGGCCTGATATTCTCGAGAAGGCCAAACGCGGAGGCTTGAATGTGATTCAGACTTATGTGTTTTGGAACATTCATGAGCCTATGCAAGGGCAGTTCAACTTTGAAGGAAACTATGATGTGGTGAAGTTCATCAAGCTTGTGCAGGAACACGGAATGTATGCTACCATTAGGCTTGGGCCGTTCATCCAATCTGAATGGAATCACGGAGGACTTCCTTATTGGCTAAGGGAGGTCCCCGGAATCATATTCCGCTCTGATAACACAGCATACAAGTACCACATGAAGAATTATGTGGATATGATTGTGAACAGGTTGAGAGAGGCGAAGCTCTTCTCTCCACAAGGAGGCCCGATCATTTTGGCGCAGATTGAAAATGAGTACAACATGGTCCAGCTTGCATATAGAGAATTGGGAAACAGTTACGTGAGGTGGGCAGCAGAGATCGCGGTGAATCAAAACATCGGAGTGCCATGGATCATGTGCAAGCAGAAGGACGCTCCTGATCCGGTGATTAATACTTGCAACGGAAGGCATTGCGGAGATACTTTCACAGGCCCTAATAAACCCAACAAGCCATCTTTATGGACTGAGAATTGGACTGCTCAATACAGAGTATTTGGCGACCCTCCTTCTCAAAGAGCGGCAGAGGACATTGCATTTTCCGTTGCACGCTATTTCTCTAAGAACGGAGCTCTAACCAACTACTATATGTACCATGGTGGCACAAATTTTGGAAGAACAAGTTCTATTTTCACAACCACCCGTTACTATGACGAAGCTCCTCTCGATGAATATGGTTTGCCAAGGGATCCCAAGTGGAGTCACCTCAAGGACTTGCACAAGGCTTTGAAGCTTTCCAGGAAGGCTTTGCTCTGGGGAGTTCCGGGAGTCCAAAAGATTAGCGCAGACACTGAGGTTCATTTCTATGAGATGCCGTCGACAAACACCTGTGCTGCTTTCGTGACAAACAACAATTTCAAAACTGAAGCAACTGTCAATTGGAGGGGTATGGATTATTACATGCCACCACGTTCCATTAGCATCCTCCCGGATTGCAAGACTGTGGTTTTCAACACTCAGAGAATTGTTGCACAACATAATTCAAGGAACTTTGTTCGATCAAATGTTGCAAACAATCTCAAATGGACCAAGTATGTAGAACCAATTCTTAGCGCCCTTCAGGTTCCAGTCAATAACCCGACTCCGCTGGAGCTGTACAGCTTGTTAAAAGATACCACAGACTACGCGTGGTACACCACTAAGCTTGCACTTAGTCCACAAGACTTGCCCATGAAGGAAAGCATTCGACCAGTTCTCCGAATCGCAAGTCTTGGTCACGCAATGCATGCATTTGTCAACGGTGAATATATTGGTTTTGCGCACGGGAGCCACGAGGAGAAGAGCTTTGTTTTCGAGAAACTAGTTCCCTTGAAGGTTGGGGTCAACCAGATTTCTCTGCTTGCGATGACAATAGGACTCCCGGATAGCGGAGCCTACATGGAGCACAGGTATGCAGGGCCTAATCTCGTAACAGTCCTAGGGTTGAACACCGGAACACTGGACCTCACGCGAAACGGATGGGGGCATCAGGTGGGTCTGAATGGAGAAAAGCTTCAAGTGTTCACTGAAGAGGGATCGAAACAAGTtcaatggcataaaacaaagggAGTAGCAGAGGGTCTCACATGGTACAAGACTTATTTTGATGCTCCAGAAGGCAATGACCCTGTTGCTATTAGAATGGCTGGAATGGGAAAAGGAATGATTTGGGTGAATGGTAAAAGCATCGGGCGTCACTGGACGTCCTTCCTGTCTCCTCTCGGAGAACCAACTCAAGCTGAGTACCACATCCCAAGGTCCTTCATTAATCCTAATCAAAATCTCCTTGTTGTGTTGGAGGAGCAGCCAgccaagcccaaacccattgAGATCCTTACTGTCAACAGAGATACTATCTGTAGCGTCATTACTGAATATCATCCACCGAATGTGAATTCATGGGCAAGGAAGGACAACATTTTCCAACCTGTATTCGATGTTATCAAAACATCCGCAAACATCAAGTGTCCAAAGCACAAGAAGGTTGTTGCTGTTGAGTTTGCAAGCTTTGGCGATCCAGCTGGCGTCTGTGGCAGCTTTGTCTTGGGAAAATGCAACTCCCCTGTATCCAAGGAGATTGTTGAACAACATTGCATGGGAAAAACTAGCTGCTCTGTCCCGATTGATCACAAACTTTCCTCCAGCAAAAATGATGGTTGTCCTGACATCAAGAAGACACTTGCTATCCAAGTCAAGTGTGCTATACAACTATCTAAGGTGTTATAA